The stretch of DNA GTAGAACACTTCAATGTAGTCAAAGATCACTGCCCGGAGCTCGGCACGGGTATCGAATGTTTCAACACCGGTTATCCAGACGATCTCGCGTTTCAATGTCGCCCAGAACGCCTCCATTTTCGCGTTGATGCTCCTATAGATTGTCAAACCGGTTTATGCAGCTTGGGGGAGTCCGTTGGCCGCTGTGCGGGTGGCTGGTTCGGGGAGGAGGTGGTAGAGCTCGCGTGCAACGTAGCGTTTCAGGCATCGGATGATGTCCTTTTTGGAGAGTCCTTCAGCGGTGCGCCGTTGGACGTACGCAATGGTGGGTGGGTGCCATCTCATACGGACGATGACAACGCGGTAGAGCGCAGCGTTGGCTTGCCGGTTCCCTCCTCGGTTGAGTCGGTGCCGGCCTGCGGTTTTGCCTGATCCTGTTGGGATTGGGCAGACTCCACACATTTTGGCGAACGCTGCTTCTGAACGGATACGGTCGGTGTTGTCGCCTGCGGTGATGAGTATCTCAGCTGTGGTGTCGAATCCGACGCCGAAGCGTTCCAGCATCTCGGGTGCTGCAGTTTTGGTGAGTGTCTTGAGATGAGCGCTGTGGGTCTTGATCTCCTCGTGGAGTTCTAAGTAGCGATGTGCAAGCGACGCCAGGCTATGGCGGATCGCCACCTCGGGATCTGTGATGTCGCCGGTCGTATCGAGGCTCGCGCAGGTGACAACGAGTCGATAGTTGGTGAGTGGCTCGAGCTGCCCACGCAGTTCGTCGGATGCGGTGACGAGCACAGCTTTGAGTGTGATGATGGCTGCTGTATGGGCTTTCACTGCTGTATCCCTGGCGATCTTGACGACACGGATCGCTTCGACCAGCCCGTCGGCGAGTTTCGGAGTGACTGCTCCATGACCTGACAGGACGACACGTGCAGCGTGCTCGGCATCGATCGTGTCACTCTTGCCCGCTGCCCGCCGTTCACCCCTGCGTGGCGGGCGGGCAACCTCGAAGACTTTGTGATCGTGACGACGCAAGAACTTGCTAAGCCCGGATCCGTACGATCCGCACCCCTCGACACCGAACGCGTGAATATCACCGAGCGATATCGCCCAGTCGAGGAGCTCGCAGTAGCCGTCGGGTGTTGCTGAAACGAACCGTGCCTCCCCGATAACCCCTCCGAGACCGTCGATCGCGACAGCGACGTGTTGATCCTTGTGGGTATCGACACCGATGATGACATCGGTGCGTTCAAGTGCGATGCTTGACATGACTATTGATCCTTCCGGTCGATGGTTGTGCTCGCTGGCCGGGCGGGAAGGACAGGACTGCGATGAGACCTGGATGATCAGGCTCCTATGAGGTCACTGCCCGTCCGGTTCGGCGAGACGTTTGATCGCCGTCTCAGATGGCCGACACGTCAACGCAAAGACACGAAGTCGGTCGTAACAAGGGTCAGGCCACCCGAGACAGCCACAACCGGAAGCCTCCCACATACGAGAGAATCCCGACAGGAGGATCCTCGCAGTCGTAACAACAACGCGTGTGCGCCCGGCAGCACTTGAACCAGCCCACAGAGCATCGGCGCAACCGACCCATTAAAGCGGCCCGTCGCCGACGAAGGAGGCGAAAGAGACGCGACCGTCCAGCACCGCTGGACCACGGTTCCAACCGCATACGATGGGCGAGACAAACATCCGAACCGGACCCGTGAGACTAAAGCGGAGGCTACCGAAATGCGTGGCACAAGACTTTGTGGGCCCGGCAGTGTGCTGTTTCAGGACATAGGAAACACATGTCGCGCGACATAGGAAACATTCGACGAGTGCTT from Acidobacteriota bacterium encodes:
- a CDS encoding IS3 family transposase; the protein is MEAFWATLKREIVWITGVETFDTRAELRAVIFDYIEVFY
- a CDS encoding IS110 family transposase, yielding MSSIALERTDVIIGVDTHKDQHVAVAIDGLGGVIGEARFVSATPDGYCELLDWAISLGDIHAFGVEGCGSYGSGLSKFLRRHDHKVFEVARPPRRGERRAAGKSDTIDAEHAARVVLSGHGAVTPKLADGLVEAIRVVKIARDTAVKAHTAAIITLKAVLVTASDELRGQLEPLTNYRLVVTCASLDTTGDITDPEVAIRHSLASLAHRYLELHEEIKTHSAHLKTLTKTAAPEMLERFGVGFDTTAEILITAGDNTDRIRSEAAFAKMCGVCPIPTGSGKTAGRHRLNRGGNRQANAALYRVVIVRMRWHPPTIAYVQRRTAEGLSKKDIIRCLKRYVARELYHLLPEPATRTAANGLPQAA